In the genome of Vanacampus margaritifer isolate UIUO_Vmar chromosome 1, RoL_Vmar_1.0, whole genome shotgun sequence, one region contains:
- the LOC144044232 gene encoding protein YIPF5-like produces MEQLYNEQFYQPTQPPGTAHNVRPDSSEEELPLLEELGINFDHIWQKTMTVLNPFKPADGSIMNEADLTGPFLFYVALGITLMMAGKAQFGYIYGISATGCIVMHILLSLMSSTSVSCSCVASVLGYCLLPLLVLATFAVIYSLQGIIGTILALSVICWCSFSASKIFICTLAMEGQQLLVAYPCALFYGLFALLTIC; encoded by the exons ATGGAGCAGCTATACAATGAGCAATTCTACCAACCTACACAACCTCCTGGAACTGCCCATAACGTAAGGCCTGATTCTTCTGAAGAGGAGCTCCCCCTTCTTGAAg AACTTGGCATCAATTTTGATCACATCTGGCAGAAGACCATGACAGTGTTGAACCCTTTTAAACCTGCAGATGGCAGCATTATGAATGAGGCAGATTTGACTggtccttttttgttttatgttgccTTGGGGATCACTTTAATGATG GCAGGTAAAGCCCAATTTGGCTACATATATGGCATCAGTGCTACAGGCTGCATTGTGATGCACATCCTGCTGAGTCTGATGAGTTCTACGTCAGTGTCCTGTAGCTGTGTGGCCAGTGTCCTGGGCTACTGCCTTCTGCCCCTGCTTGTTCTAGCTACATTTGCAGTAATCTATTCCTTGCA AGGTATCATTGGCACCATTCTGGCTTTATCAGTAATTTGTTGGTGCAGTTTTTCAGCCTCCAAGATCTTCATCTGTACCCTGGCTATGGAGGGCCAGCAATTGTTGGTGGCTTATCCATGCGCACTGTTTTATGGGCTCTTCGCTCTGCTCACTATATGTTAg